ACATTTTATCACCATATTTTGCTTGGAAACCACCAGCAGAAAAATCAACGTTCTGAACCATTTCGGTATTGGTGAAACTTAAACCTTCTTGTTGACCAGAACGAATTAAAAAAGGACGATAGACTTCAATTTCATTGACATACACCAAATTTTCATCATAATTTCCTCCACGAACAGCATATTGTGTACTTAGTTCACTATTAGAATTTACACCAGGTAAAGACTTTAAAACACTTTCAATTCCTGCATTTGCGCTAGGATTTAAACGAATTGATTCGGGAGAAATTATTGTAATACCTTCTACTCTTCTTTTATCGTTTGTTATGATAACTTCATTCAGTTGATCTGATTTATCATTCATCATTACATTAAACTCAAATTCTTCATTAGTTTTTAATTGAATAGAAGCCGTGATACTTTTTAAAGAAACATGAGTAAATATTAAAATGACTTTTTGGTTGGCTGGAACAGATATTTCATAAAACCCGTTTTTATCAGTAATAGAAGATTTTGATTGGTAACTTACATTGACATTTTCAACAGGTTTGTTGTTTTCATCCAAAACAATTCCAGCAACTTTTGCAGTTGCATTTTGAGAAAAAACAGAGAAACTATTTAGAATTATAAAAAGCGAGAAGATTAAAAATTTTGTTTTCAATTGATTACATTAAGGTTTTTGACTTCGGTAAAATTGTGTTTCAAATATAGTAGAATTTCCAACATTATCGGTAACAATTACTTTTAAATCATTTTTCCCTTCGGCTACAATTCCGTCGTCAAAACAATGTCTTAATCGTTTCAATTTACTTTCATATTCAAATAATATCCAATTTCCGTTTAGATAACCTTCATAAGTTTTTATACCTGATAAATCATCTGAAATCGTCAAATCAATATTTTTTTGATTGGAAATCCATTTTCCTTCAATACTTTTTACAATAGAAATTTTTGGAGAAATAGTATCTTTCATCAATTTGTATTGACCTAAAGTTTTTGAATAAATAGAGAACGTATTTTTATACCTTTTTGTTGTGTAATGAATGTATTTTTTTCCATCAAAATACCCAATAAACATTTTTTCTCTGTCTTTTTCTGATGAAATTGTATCTTCAATTCTTAAATTGAAACTATTTTGAACGGCAACAATGTCTTGATGTAAAAAGATTGTTCCGTTTTTAACTTCAAAATTCATTGGAAAATCTTCATAAAAAGCATTCTCAGGAAAAGTTACAGTTACATTTTCAAGAGAAAAAATATTTTCACGATTGGCTTTCACAAAATATTTTGATGTTTTTGGAGATTCTGTAAATTTTATTGGCAAAGAAGAGTAATTTATGGGAACACAAATTTTTAGAATATTACCTTGAAAATCGGAAACTTCAATTTTATATGACTTATTTTCATTTTGATTGACATTAATTACACCAAAATTTTCATCAGACTTAATAATACTTAACGGATATGGATTTACAGCAAAAAGTTTTTGAATTCTTATTCTTTCTGTTTTATACATTTTATAATCAATCAAAGCATTTACATATTTGCTTTCATCAAATGCAAAAGTGTCAAATTGATAACCAAAACTGAGTTTTCCATTTAACGATGCTTCAATTTTATAAGCACCATTTGTATTCCAAGAAACATTATCATAATCTTGAACAACGACGCCAAAACCAATTCTTCCCGTTGCATTAATTTTTTCAACAACATAATCACCGTTTGGCAATTGATCGTATGTTAAAAGCAAAGTTCTTTTTGTTTGATTGATAATTGAATTTTCATCAATTGGATAGGCATACAAACCCATTATGAAAGGCTTTTTTGTATCGGTAATAACAGAATCAAATCCAAAATATAATGGATTTATTATTTTTTCAGATTTTGTATCTCTAATTTCAAAATGCAAATGTGGACCATCTGATCCTCCAGTATTTCCAGACAAAGCAATTACTTCACCTTGCTTTACAATCAATTCTGATGGTAATGGAAAAACTTCTATTTCATAAGATTTTGCCTTGTATTGTTCTTTTTTTATAAACTCTTCAATTTTACCAAAACCCGATTGCAAATGCCCATAAACAGTTGTAAAACCATTTGGATGAGTAATATAAATTGCTTTTCCATAACCGCCATGAGTAATTTTTATTCTGGAAATATATCCATCTGCTGAAGCAAAAACCAGTAAACCTTCTTTTTTTTGAGTTTTCAAATCAAACCCAGCATGAAAATGATTCGGACGAAGTTCTCCAAAGTTTCCAGATAATTGCAATGGAATATCAAGTGGTGCTTTAAAATAATCTTTTGGATAATTATTCTGAGCGATCAATGAGGTTTGCAGCAATAATAAAGTAAGAAAAAATTTCATAACTTAATATTTTAGCTAAAATAATAAAAAGTACGTAAAAATTTACATCAAGATCATATTTTTATAACTAATTAAATAATAAGCAATTAATTAATTCAAAATAAAAAGTAATAAAAAATATTGCATTACTAAAATAGAATACTAACTTTGTGAAATAAGAAATGGATTCTATCATTTAATGAGTGAAATAGCCGAAATATTTGGTTCTGTTGAAATTAGAATAGAAAAACTGTTAAAGAAATTAAATAGTTTGGAAAATGATTTAGCACAACACAAAGAAGAATTAAACAAAGCTGAAACTATCATTAATAATCAAAAAAGTGAAATTGACGCCTTAAAAAAGGAATGCGAATCACTCAAAATGGCAAATTCATTACTTGGCAGTGAAGAAAACAAAAGAGATACAAAGCTTAAAATAAATTCATTAATAAGAGAAATTGATTACTGCATAGCACAGCTATCCGATTAAATATGAGTGAAAAGCTTAAAATAAAAATATCAATTGCTGACCGAGTTTATCCGCTAACAGTGGAAACATCGCAAGAAGAAGGACTGAGAAGTGCTTCTAAAAAAATTGATTTAATGATTAAGCAATTCGAGGAAAACTATGCCGTAAGAGATAAACAAGATGTTTTGGCCATGTGCGCTTTACAGTTTGCTTCTCAAGTAGAACAAAAACAACTGGATAAGACGATTGACGGAACTGAAACTCTTGAAAAATTGAAAAAAATTAATGATTTATTAAAAGATTTTGCTTAAAATAAAAAAACACGTTCTTACACATAACATTAAAACACTGCCTACATTAGATTTTATTTGGTAAACTCAACACTAACAAATTAGAATGAGCAAATCATCGCTACTAAAGCATGCCTCTTTTATCGGGGAAACTTGAACAGTGAGTTAGCTCAAAACTTGTCTTTACGAGTTTATTCATTCACCTAATGTAGGCTTTTTTTATATCTAAACTATAACAAAAAAAATGGAAATTACATTTATTATACTCGCCGCAATTATTGGTATTGCTTCTGGATTTGGAATTGCAAAATTCCTTGAAAAGAGCAATGTTTCTAATCTTATTAAAAATGCAAAAAAAGAAGCAAGTTCAATTTTAAAAGAAGCAAATCAAGAAGCTGAAAGCATAAAAAAAGATAAGCTTCTGCAAGCAAAAGAAAAGTTTCTTGAATTAAAATCTGAGCACGAAAAAGAGATTTTAAACAAAGACAAAAAAATTGCTGAAGTAGAAAAAAGAATACGCGACAAAGAATCACAAGTTTCAAGTGAATTGGCAAAAGCTAAAAAAGTAAATGATGACTTTGAAACAAAAACCAAAGAATACGAAAGCAAAATTGAATTACTTGATAAAAAGCATCAAGAACTAGAAAAACTTCATAAAAGTCAAGTAGAGCAATTAGAAGTCATATCTGGTCTTTCTGCTGACGATGCAAGAGAACAATTAGTAGAAAGCTTAAAAGCTGAAGCTAAAACTAAAGCAATGGCGCATATTCAAGATACTATTGAAGAAGCTAAACTGACTGCGCAACAAGAAGCCAAAAAAGTAATTATCAACACCATTCAACGTGTTGGAACTGAAGAAGCTGTCGAAAATTGTGTGTCAGTATTCAATATTGAATCTGATGATGTAAAAGGAAGAATTATTGGTCGCGAAGGAAGAAATATTCGTGCACTTGAAGCTGCAACTGGAGTAGAAATTATTGTTGACGATACGCCGGAAGCAATTATTTTATCATGTTTTGATCCTGTTAGAAGAGAAATTGCTCGTTTATCATTACATAAATTGGTTACAGACGGAAGAATTCACCCAGCGAGAATTGAAGAAGTTGTAGCAAAAACAACTAAGCAAATTGATGAAGAAATAGCTGAAGTTGGTAAAAGAACCGTTATTGATTTGGGTATTCACGGTTTACATCCAGAATTGATTAAAGTAGTGGGAAGAATGAAATTCCGTTCTTCTTATGGTCAAAACTTGTTACAACACTCGAGAGAAGTTGCAAAACTTTGTGGAATTATGGCTGCTGAACTTGGCTTAAATGTCAAACTAGCTAAACGTGCTGGTTTACTTCACGATATTGGAAAAGTTCCTGATACAGAAAGCGATTTACCACACGCATTATTAGGAATGCAATGGGCTGAAAAATATGGAGAAAAAGAAGAAGTATGCAACGCAATTGGAGCACACCATGATGAAATTGAAATGAAATATTTGATTTCTCCGATTATTCAGGTTTGTGATGCTATTTCTGGAGCGAGACCTGGAGCGAGACGTCAAGTTTTAGATTCATACATACAACGTTTAAAAGATTTAGAAGATATTGCCTTTGGATTCAATGGTGTGAAAAATGCTTATGCAATTCAAGCAGGAAGAGAATTGAGAGTTATTGTTGAAAGTGAAAAAGTATCTGATGAAATGGCTTCAAGTCTGTCATTTGAAATTTCACAAAAAATACAAACTGAAATGACTTATCCTGGACAAGTAAAAATTACTGTTATTCGTGAAACTAGAGCAGTAAATATTGCGAAATAAAATAAATAATTAATACAAAAAAAGGGATTTCTTGTGATTAGAAATCCCTTTTTTTAATTAGAAAACATTGCTTTTAAATCTTCGGAAGTCATAGGTTTCAAATAATAATCTTTTACCTCATCTTGAAAAGTTTTAGCTTTATTTAAATCGGATTTGTTATCTGAAGAACTCACAATATAAATTATAACATCTTTATTTAGTTTACTTTTCAGGACTTTGAATTCTTCTAAAAATTGCCATCCATCTAAAACTGGCATATTAATATCCAACAATATTAAATCTGGAAGATTTTCACCTTGAATTATCTTTTTCTTTAAACCATTAATAGCCAATAATCCATTTTCAAAAAAATCAGGTCTGACATTTATATTATTGTTCTCTAAAAGTTTTTTGATAATAAAATGAAAAACCTTATCATCGTCAACTACATAAATATCGTTAAACTTCATTATTAAAATAGATTTTAAAAGTTGTTCCTTGATTTGCTTTACTCATAACTTCAACGCTTCCGCCCATTGATTCAATTTGATTTTTTGTGATAAAAAGACCTATTCCTCGTGCGTTTTCATTATTATGAAACGTTTTATACATTCCAAATAATTTTTCTCCATATTTATTTAAATCTATCCCTAAACCATTATCCTGAATCTCAAGTATAGTTGAACCATTTTGGTTATAATGACTATAATTTATTTCAGGAATTCGATCTGGATGCGCATATTTTATAGCGTTAGTTGTAAAATTAAGTAAAATACTTTCAAGGTATGATGGGTTAAAAGAAATATAACATTCACTTGGTATTTTCTTAAATATTTTAACTTTATTTTTATTAATATCTTCGCTCAATATGTCTAAAACTTTATTTAAATATTCATCTAAATTTAAATTTTCCTTTTTGTGAACCATATTTGTATTAACATCAACTAATTCTTTTAAATGTTCAATAGTTTGACTTAATGCGTTAGAAGAAGTACGTAGATAACCAAAAACTTCTTTTAAAACACATTCGTCTTCCTCATCTTCAACCAAATCCAAAAGCATCTTAAAATTACTGGTGTGTGAGTTTAAATTATGAGAAACTATATGCGCAAAATTGAGCAACCTTGAATTTTGTTCACCTATAATTTCTAAACTTTTTAAAAGTTTTTTCTCTTCTTCTTTTTGATGTGTAATATCGATATCTGTACCAATTATTCGCAAAGGATTTCCATTTTCATCTCTTTTAATAATCTTTCCACGACTTAAAATCCACTTATACTTTCCTGATTTGGTTAGCATTCGTTTCGCATTTTCATAAAATGGTGTTTTGTTTTCTAAATGAAGTTGAAACTGAGATTTATATTCTTCAATATCATCAGGATGAATACGTTCATCCCATTTTAAATGTGTAGAAATTATATCTTGTTCCTCCAATTCTAGCATTTTCATTGATTGAGAAGAATAAAATACTTTGTCGGTAACCATATCGATATCCCAAACTCCATTAGACGATGCTTCCATGGCAAATTGAAAACGTTCTTCTGAAATTTTTAGTTCAATTTCACGTTGTTTCTCTTCAGTAATATCAGATAATCTTCCATATAAAGAAACAAACTGAAAGCTATCAATTTCAACGTTAGCAACAGCTTTGAACCATCGAAGTCCTTTTGTTGGCAAAATGGCCCTAAATTCATGAGTCCAAATAGTTGTTTCGTTAGGAATGTTTTTTATTGAATTTAATAAGTCAACAAAGTCGTTTTCAAGAATACGTTGACTTAAATCAAAATTTCTTAATTCATCTCTGGATAATTCAAAATATTGAATTACTGCTTTATTTAAAAAAGGTGAACTCAAATCACCATTTGGTGACAACGAAAGTTGAAATAATAAATCTGGTATTTTTGAAACTAGTTTTTTAAAAAACAAACCAGAAATATCCTTGGTTTTTTCTTCATAAGGTTTTCGTAACATAATTTCATAGTATGGTTAAGTTTATCTTATAAATTTCAAATTTCACTCTTTGGGAAAGTAAAATTCGTACCAAATATATAAAAAATATCGATTAACTACACTTTTCTCGGATGAAATGCATAAATTGTTTTTTTCAAATGACTTCTATCTAAATGAACATAAATTTCTGTAGTAGTGATTGATTCGTGTCCTAACATCATTTGAATTGAACGTAAATCAGCACCATTTTCGAGCAAATGTGTTGCAAATGAATGCCTTAGAGTGTGTGGTGAAATGTTTTTTTGAAGATTAATTTTAAGAGCTAATTCTTTTATGATTGTAAAAATCATTGCTCTTGTAAGTTGATTTCCTCTTCTGTTTAAAAATAAAGTATCTTCAAATTTTTTGTTAATTTGCAAATGGTTTCTTATATTATTTTTATAAGAGTTAATAAATTTTTGAGTCAATGGAGCAATTGGAACAAATCTTTGCTTGTTTCCTTTACCTGTTATTTTGATAAATCCTTCCTCAAAAAACAAATCAGAAATCTTCAAATTTATTAATTCAGAAACACGAAGACCACAACTATAAAGTGTTTCTATAATGGCTTTATTTCTCTCACCTTCTGGCTTAGATAAATCGATTGCTTTTATCAAATTATCAATATCCTGAATGGATAATGTATCGGGTAACTTTCTACCTAATCTAGGCGATTCAATCAACTCTAAAGGATTGTCTTTTCTATAATCTTCAAAAATTAAATAATTAAAAAAACTTTTTAAACCTGAAATAATTCTTGCTTGAGAACGAGCATTTACAACTTTTGAAATGGAATATATAAATTGTTGAATAGTTTCGTCACTAATACTTATTGGGGAAACATTGATAGAATTTGTTTCTAAATACAATAACAGTTTTTCTAAATCAAAAGTGTAATTATCAATAGTGTTTTTTGATAATCCACGTTCAATTTTAAGATAGTTTTGAAAACTTTTGATGTAACTGTTCCAACTCATTTGACAAAGAAACAAAATGATAAGCAATAAAAAAACCTCTCAGAAATGAGAGGTTTTACTAATTATAATAGATTTTATTAAAATCTATATCCTAATCCAATTAAAAAATGACTAACTTTAACATCACCTGTTAAACCTAAAGAATATCTTGGGTCAACGAAAAGATTTTCAGTGATATCATAAGAAGCTCCTAAATCTAAATTAAATCTTGTTTTATCATTATCTTCTGAATCCATACTATAGAATAAAGATGGACCAGCTAATAAATTGAATTTTTCAGCAACATTGTATTTTGCTAAAACAGGAATACTGATATAATTAAAATCAACTCCCTCTTTTGAAGCTGCATGATAATTAACCCCTGGTTGCAAAGCAAATTTGTCAGCTATTCCAAATTCTACAAAACCTCCAACATAGAAACCTGTAGCAGATACACTACCTGCACCATCATACTTAGCAGAAAGCAAGTCAAGACCAGCTTTTGCTCCATACTTTAAATCTTGTGCGCTAGCAACACCAAAAGCGAAAACAGCAGCAATTGTTAAAATGATTTTTTTCATGTTTGTTATAATTTTAAAATTTATAAACACAAATTTATAAGATTAGTTTAATAAGAATAATAACTCACTTTGCAGTTATTAACAAGGTTATTAACAAATAATACCAACAAAAAAACCTCTCATTTCTGAGAGGTTTTAAAAAAATTTACTTTAGATTATAATTTGTAAATTAAACCAAAGTTAATAGTTGACATATCAAGACCTAAGCTAAAACCTGAAGTTTTGTCAGCTCCGTTACCTCCATTATCATTTGAAGAATAACCTAAACCACCCCAAGTAGATGTTAAAGCAAAACTATCTGAAAGGAAGTAGTTTAAACCAACTGGTACATTAACACCTATTTCTTTAAACGTTGCATCTCCCGCTCCATTATCAACTTTAGTTGACATATAAGAAATGTTACCTCCAATAGAAAGAGAAAATTTGCTTGCTGGAGTCCAGAAATATTTAACACCTGCAGCAATACCAAAACCTGTAGTTTTTAATTCATTACCTGCGCCGTCGTCATCTTTACCAGAATTGAACATTAATTGACCTTCTAAAGCTAAATTTTCAGATAAAAAATAACCAAGTCCTGGAGCCAAAGTAAAACCATCTACTTTTGCATCACCTGTTTTTTCAGAACCAAAAGCAGCAGTACCTGTTAAGTACAAATCTCCTTTAGCAAATCCTTCTGAACTTTCTTTTGAATCTTGAGCGTTTGCAAATGAAATTGCAAATACCGCTGCCATAGTTAAAATAATTTTTTTCATGTTTGTTTAATTTTAAAATTAATATAAACAAAGTTATAAGTTTACTTTATTGAGAATAATAGCAGTTTTTGTAGTTGTTAACAAGGTTATTAACAATTGTGTTTTTATATCTTGTTGAAAATGTATTATTTATCATGTAGACAACTCTAAATTAACAATTCCCTTATTTTTAGAAAACACAACGATTTGGAGTCAAAAATCCAATTTTAACCTTTAATTATGATTTACAATCACAATAAAATTGTCTATGAGACGTTAATTAAAGAACATAAATAATACTATATGAAAAAATCAATCTTATTATTAGCAGTAGTGTTTAGCTTTGGAAGCATGAACGCTCAAATGTTTCAGTTCGGTTTAAAAGCTGGTGCCAATTTTTCAAATCTAGAAGGAAATGATATTAGTGGTTCTACCTATACCAGTTTTCATTTTGGTGCTGTAGTTGAACTCAAGTTATTAGAAAACTTATCGCTTCAACCTGAATTACTCTATTCATCACAAGGAACAAAAATTGATGAGGCAGGATTTAAAGACATTAATTATAACTATTTTACGGTTCCGGTTTTGGCAAAGTTTTATTTAATTAGCAAAAAATTAAGTCTAGAAGTTGGACCACAGTTTTCATTCTTAGTTAATGAAAGCGTTTCGGATCAATTTGAAGGTGAAACGTTTGATTTTGCTCTTGCTGGCGGTTTAGGTTATAATATTACTGAACACTTTTTTGTTCAAGGCAGATATGTTCTTGGATTGACTGAAGCTAATAAAGATGCCGAAGTTACCAATAGAGTTATACAATTTTCTGTTGGTTACAAATTTTAGCCCCATACTTTTATATACTTTAATTTAAAAACCGTTGTCAATATGATAGCGGTTTTTTACTTTTACTAAAAATACTCACAATGAAGATAATTATTATCAATGGTCCCAACTTGAATTTATTAGGAAAAAGAGAACCTGAAATTTATGGAAACAAAACTTTTGATGATTTTTATCAAGAACTGAAATTAAAGTATAACACATTTGATTTAGACTATTATCAAAGTAATATTGAAGGCGAACTGATTGATAAACTTCAAGAAGTAGGTTTTAGTTATGACGGAATTATATTGAATGCTGCTGCTTATACTCATACTTCTGTTGGTATTGCTGATGCAGTGAAAGCAATTACAACACCTGTGATTGAAGTACATATTTCAAATACTTTTGCTCGTGAAGAGTTTAGACATCATTCGTTTTTATCTCCAAATGTTAAAGGAATAATAATTGGTTTTGGAATGAAAAGTTATGAATTAGCTTTACAATCGTTTATCTAAATAATCAAAGCCATATGAAATTAAAATTTACGCTATTACTTTTCTTTTTTTCGTTAGTTATTCATTCTCAAATAAAAGGTGTTGTTAAAGACGTTGATGGAAAACCATTGCCTTTTGTAAACATATTTGAAGAAAACACATATAATTCAACAACTACTAATGATTTAGGAAGATTTGAACTAAATATTAAAACTCCGGGAAAGCATGTAATTCTATTCCAATATTTAGGTTACAAAACTTCAAAGCAAGTTGTTGAAATTTCAAATATGCCAATTGATTTAGAAGTTACCTTATTTGAAGAAAACATTACACTAAATGAGGTTATTATTGACAAAGGAATTAATCCTGCTGACGAAATCATTAGAAATGCTATAAAAAATAAAAAGATAAACACCGAAAAAGCATCAAGATATACTGCTGATTTTTATTCAAGAGGAATTTTTAGAGTTAAAAATTTGCCTAAAAAAATATTAGGTCAAAAATTAGATTTCTTTGATGAAGTGATAGATTCAACTCGTAGTGGAATTTTGTATTTATCAGAAACTGTCTCAAAAGTAACGTTTCAAAAACCAGACAAATTGAAAGAAGTAATTATTGCTTCAAAAGTCAGTGGAAATGATAATGGTTTTAGTTTTAACAACGCAGCTTCAGCCAACTTTGATTTTTATGACAACTATTTAGAATTTGACACCAATGTAGTATCGCCAATTGCAGATAATGCCTTCAATTATTATAAATATACTTTTGAAGGTTCATTTTTTACCGAGAACAGACAACAAATTAATAAAATAAAAGTACTTCCAAAAAGAGCTACAGAACCTGTAATGTCTGGATACATTTATATTGTTGATGATTCGTATGCAATTTATGCTGTTGATGTAACATTTACTGGAAAGCAAATTCAAAATCCTGCATTGAATACTTTGACTCTAAAGCAAAGTTTTAGTTATAACAACAACACTAAAATTTGGACAAAAAACACTCAAACCTTAGATTTTGATGCTGGAATGCTTGGTGTAAATATATCGGGAAGATTTACTTATGTGTTTTCTAATTTTGAGTTTCCTGAAAAATTTGAGAAAAAAACTTTTACTGCCGAAGTTTTGCGTTTTGAAGAAAATGCAAACAAAAAAGAAGATTCTTTTTGGAATACGATTAGACCAGTTCCTTTAACCGAAG
The window above is part of the Flavobacterium sp. PMTSA4 genome. Proteins encoded here:
- a CDS encoding cell division protein ZapA, whose translation is MSEKLKIKISIADRVYPLTVETSQEEGLRSASKKIDLMIKQFEENYAVRDKQDVLAMCALQFASQVEQKQLDKTIDGTETLEKLKKINDLLKDFA
- the xerD gene encoding site-specific tyrosine recombinase XerD; the encoded protein is MSWNSYIKSFQNYLKIERGLSKNTIDNYTFDLEKLLLYLETNSINVSPISISDETIQQFIYSISKVVNARSQARIISGLKSFFNYLIFEDYRKDNPLELIESPRLGRKLPDTLSIQDIDNLIKAIDLSKPEGERNKAIIETLYSCGLRVSELINLKISDLFFEEGFIKITGKGNKQRFVPIAPLTQKFINSYKNNIRNHLQINKKFEDTLFLNRRGNQLTRAMIFTIIKELALKINLQKNISPHTLRHSFATHLLENGADLRSIQMMLGHESITTTEIYVHLDRSHLKKTIYAFHPRKV
- a CDS encoding M23 family metallopeptidase encodes the protein MKFFLTLLLLQTSLIAQNNYPKDYFKAPLDIPLQLSGNFGELRPNHFHAGFDLKTQKKEGLLVFASADGYISRIKITHGGYGKAIYITHPNGFTTVYGHLQSGFGKIEEFIKKEQYKAKSYEIEVFPLPSELIVKQGEVIALSGNTGGSDGPHLHFEIRDTKSEKIINPLYFGFDSVITDTKKPFIMGLYAYPIDENSIINQTKRTLLLTYDQLPNGDYVVEKINATGRIGFGVVVQDYDNVSWNTNGAYKIEASLNGKLSFGYQFDTFAFDESKYVNALIDYKMYKTERIRIQKLFAVNPYPLSIIKSDENFGVINVNQNENKSYKIEVSDFQGNILKICVPINYSSLPIKFTESPKTSKYFVKANRENIFSLENVTVTFPENAFYEDFPMNFEVKNGTIFLHQDIVAVQNSFNLRIEDTISSEKDREKMFIGYFDGKKYIHYTTKRYKNTFSIYSKTLGQYKLMKDTISPKISIVKSIEGKWISNQKNIDLTISDDLSGIKTYEGYLNGNWILFEYESKLKRLRHCFDDGIVAEGKNDLKVIVTDNVGNSTIFETQFYRSQKP
- the aroQ gene encoding type II 3-dehydroquinate dehydratase, whose amino-acid sequence is MKIIIINGPNLNLLGKREPEIYGNKTFDDFYQELKLKYNTFDLDYYQSNIEGELIDKLQEVGFSYDGIILNAAAYTHTSVGIADAVKAITTPVIEVHISNTFAREEFRHHSFLSPNVKGIIIGFGMKSYELALQSFI
- the rny gene encoding ribonuclease Y → MEITFIILAAIIGIASGFGIAKFLEKSNVSNLIKNAKKEASSILKEANQEAESIKKDKLLQAKEKFLELKSEHEKEILNKDKKIAEVEKRIRDKESQVSSELAKAKKVNDDFETKTKEYESKIELLDKKHQELEKLHKSQVEQLEVISGLSADDAREQLVESLKAEAKTKAMAHIQDTIEEAKLTAQQEAKKVIINTIQRVGTEEAVENCVSVFNIESDDVKGRIIGREGRNIRALEAATGVEIIVDDTPEAIILSCFDPVRREIARLSLHKLVTDGRIHPARIEEVVAKTTKQIDEEIAEVGKRTVIDLGIHGLHPELIKVVGRMKFRSSYGQNLLQHSREVAKLCGIMAAELGLNVKLAKRAGLLHDIGKVPDTESDLPHALLGMQWAEKYGEKEEVCNAIGAHHDEIEMKYLISPIIQVCDAISGARPGARRQVLDSYIQRLKDLEDIAFGFNGVKNAYAIQAGRELRVIVESEKVSDEMASSLSFEISQKIQTEMTYPGQVKITVIRETRAVNIAK
- a CDS encoding porin family protein, encoding MKKSILLLAVVFSFGSMNAQMFQFGLKAGANFSNLEGNDISGSTYTSFHFGAVVELKLLENLSLQPELLYSSQGTKIDEAGFKDINYNYFTVPVLAKFYLISKKLSLEVGPQFSFLVNESVSDQFEGETFDFALAGGLGYNITEHFFVQGRYVLGLTEANKDAEVTNRVIQFSVGYKF
- a CDS encoding outer membrane beta-barrel protein, whose protein sequence is MKKIILTMAAVFAISFANAQDSKESSEGFAKGDLYLTGTAAFGSEKTGDAKVDGFTLAPGLGYFLSENLALEGQLMFNSGKDDDGAGNELKTTGFGIAAGVKYFWTPASKFSLSIGGNISYMSTKVDNGAGDATFKEIGVNVPVGLNYFLSDSFALTSTWGGLGYSSNDNGGNGADKTSGFSLGLDMSTINFGLIYKL
- a CDS encoding sensor histidine kinase, coding for MLRKPYEEKTKDISGLFFKKLVSKIPDLLFQLSLSPNGDLSSPFLNKAVIQYFELSRDELRNFDLSQRILENDFVDLLNSIKNIPNETTIWTHEFRAILPTKGLRWFKAVANVEIDSFQFVSLYGRLSDITEEKQREIELKISEERFQFAMEASSNGVWDIDMVTDKVFYSSQSMKMLELEEQDIISTHLKWDERIHPDDIEEYKSQFQLHLENKTPFYENAKRMLTKSGKYKWILSRGKIIKRDENGNPLRIIGTDIDITHQKEEEKKLLKSLEIIGEQNSRLLNFAHIVSHNLNSHTSNFKMLLDLVEDEEDECVLKEVFGYLRTSSNALSQTIEHLKELVDVNTNMVHKKENLNLDEYLNKVLDILSEDINKNKVKIFKKIPSECYISFNPSYLESILLNFTTNAIKYAHPDRIPEINYSHYNQNGSTILEIQDNGLGIDLNKYGEKLFGMYKTFHNNENARGIGLFITKNQIESMGGSVEVMSKANQGTTFKIYFNNEV
- a CDS encoding porin family protein → MKKIILTIAAVFAFGVASAQDLKYGAKAGLDLLSAKYDGAGSVSATGFYVGGFVEFGIADKFALQPGVNYHAASKEGVDFNYISIPVLAKYNVAEKFNLLAGPSLFYSMDSEDNDKTRFNLDLGASYDITENLFVDPRYSLGLTGDVKVSHFLIGLGYRF
- a CDS encoding response regulator encodes the protein MKFNDIYVVDDDKVFHFIIKKLLENNNINVRPDFFENGLLAINGLKKKIIQGENLPDLILLDINMPVLDGWQFLEEFKVLKSKLNKDVIIYIVSSSDNKSDLNKAKTFQDEVKDYYLKPMTSEDLKAMFSN